The nucleotide sequence ATCGGATTGCTCGGTTCCGGGTCCGGCGCAAGCTCACCCAGGAGCGGCTCGCCGAACGGGCGGAGCTGTCCGTGGACGTGGTGCGCAAGCTGGAACAGGGGCAGCGGCAGACCGCGCGGCTCTCGACGATCAACGCCCTCGCCCGCGCTCTCGATGTGGAACCGTCCGTACTGATCGGGCAGCCGACCACCTTCGAGGCCCGTCAGGAGGGCGACTCGCCGTCCGTGCTCGCGCTACGGCAGGCCGTCTCCCCGCTGACCGAACTCCTCGGTGAGGACGCCGACCCCGAGGCCCCGCCCACCGTCGGCGCGCTGCGCGCCGCGTTACGGTCCACCGAACGCGTCCGGCGCGAGGGGCGGATGGCCGACATCGGCATCCTGCTGCCCCAGCTCATCCGGGACGCCAGGACGGCGGCCCGCGCTCATAGCGGCGCCGACGCCGCCGCGGCCCATGCGGTGCTCGCCGAGGCGTACCAGGTGGCGGCCACCACGCTGGCCGCGCTCGGCAAGGAGGACGCCGGTTTCACGGCGCTGGAACGCTCGATGGAGGCCGCCCGGCGGTCGGACGATCCGCACCTCGAGACCATGGCCGTCTCCACGTTGTCGTGGATCCTCACCAAGCAGGGACGGCTGGAGGACGCCGAGCGCGTCGCCCTGACCGCCGCCGAGCGGATCGAGCCCGGATTCCGGTCCCGGCCCATCGATCTGTCCCTGTGGGGGATTCTGCTGCTGCGCGCGGCGACCGCGACCGTGCGGCGTGGCAGGCACGACACCGTGGAGGAACTGCTCAACATGGCGACGGCCGCCGCCTCCCGCATCGGAGAGGACCGCCTCGACTACGCCACACCGTTCGGCCCGACCAACGTCGCAGTCGCCAAGGTCAACTTCTTGGTGGAGATGGACCGCAGCGCGAAGGCGCTGACCGTGGCCCGAACCGTCCCCGAACTCCGTCGGCTTCCGCCGACATGGCGCGCCCGGTTCCATGTCGACCGCGCCCTGGCCTGCGTCGACCTCGGCAAGGACGACAGCGCCATCCGCGCCCTCCTGGCCGCGGAGATCGACGCGCCGGAGTGGATGCGCTACCACGGAACGGCCCGGCGGGTGGTGGCCGAACTACGCGGCCGCGAGCGCCGCCGCACCTCCCCCGTGACCGAACTGGCCGACCGGATCAACCTCGACGGGTAGGGCGCGACGTCCCACCCACGTACCAAAGTGGTACGTACGGTCACTGTACGGTCGCTCTCGGCGGTCATAACGTGCGCTCACGTTCACGAACCGCGAGGTCCGCCATGATGGTGTCCACCACCGCCCGCCCCTCCGGGCACCCCGGCTACACCGAGACCCTGCCGTGCACGGCCCAAAGCGCCGCCACGGCTCGTCGTCTCGTACGTACGGCGCTGGCGGCCTGGGGCATAGAGCACCGCGCCGACGCCGCCACCCTCATCGTCTCGGAGCTGGTGGCCAACGCGGTGGACCACACCGACTGCCGCGTCATCCGCGTCACCGTCACCCGCCCCGCGCCCGGCTTGGTCCGCGTCGCCGTGGTGGACAAGTGCCGCACGCTGCCTGTGCTGCGCACCGCCGGGGCCGACGACGAGCGGGGACGGGGGCTGGCGGTGGTGGAGGAGTGCGCCTGGCGATGGGGGGTCGATCGGCTGCCCTGGGGGAAACGGGTGTGGGGCGAGCTGAGATGTGAGATCGGCGGGTGAACCCGGTGGGACCGGGGACGGATAGGCCGCACAACGACACCAAGGGAGCAGTAATGAGCACCGTATTGGAGAGCGCCGCGGCTTCCCCGACGACCGCGCCGAGGGTCGTCGAGTTGGAGATCACTGGAGCTTGCCAGCTCCAATGCGCGCAGTGCTTTGCCGAGTCGGGGCCGACCGGCACGCGCGGGGTGATGACGGTCGACGACTGGCGGCGGGTGATCAGCGACGCGGCGGCGCTGGGTGCGCGCGAGGTGCAGCTCATCGGCGGTGAGCCGACCACGCATCCGGCATGGGCCGAACTGGTCGACCACGCGCTGAGCCTCGGCCTTCAAGTCGAGGTCTACAGCAACTTGTTTCACATCAAGCCCGGTTGGTGGCGACTGCTCGCCCGCGAGGGCGTGAAGCTGGCCACCAGCTACTACAGCGACCGCGCCGAGGAACACGACGCCATC is from Streptomyces hygroscopicus and encodes:
- a CDS encoding helix-turn-helix domain protein, encoding MGCGDEQGLGDRIARFRVRRKLTQERLAERAELSVDVVRKLEQGQRQTARLSTINALARALDVEPSVLIGQPTTFEARQEGDSPSVLALRQAVSPLTELLGEDADPEAPPTVGALRAALRSTERVRREGRMADIGILLPQLIRDARTAARAHSGADAAAAHAVLAEAYQVAATTLAALGKEDAGFTALERSMEAARRSDDPHLETMAVSTLSWILTKQGRLEDAERVALTAAERIEPGFRSRPIDLSLWGILLLRAATATVRRGRHDTVEELLNMATAAASRIGEDRLDYATPFGPTNVAVAKVNFLVEMDRSAKALTVARTVPELRRLPPTWRARFHVDRALACVDLGKDDSAIRALLAAEIDAPEWMRYHGTARRVVAELRGRERRRTSPVTELADRINLDG
- a CDS encoding AbaA-like regulatory protein, which encodes MMVSTTARPSGHPGYTETLPCTAQSAATARRLVRTALAAWGIEHRADAATLIVSELVANAVDHTDCRVIRVTVTRPAPGLVRVAVVDKCRTLPVLRTAGADDERGRGLAVVEECAWRWGVDRLPWGKRVWGELRCEIGG